In the genome of Helicovermis profundi, the window TAAAAGCGCTATATAGAGGTGCGGATATTTTAATACTTGATGAACCAACTGCGGTACTTACTCCGCAAGAAATTGAAGAGTTAGCTGAAATTACAAGAGCTTTGACGAAACAAGGAAAATCTATTATTCTTATAACGCATAAATTAAAAGAAGTTATGGCAATGAGTGATAGAGTAACTGTAATTAGAAGAGGTAAGATGATTGATGTATTAAATAATTCTGATACAAATATTGATGAGCTTGCTGAACTTATGGTAGGAAGAAAAGTTAATCTTGTTGTTGACAAAGAGGAAAGAAAACCAGGGGAAGCTGTCCTACAAGTTAAGAATTTAACTTGTAAAGATAATAGAAGTTTACCCGCTTTAAAAGGAATCACCTTTGATGTGAAAGCTGGTGAAGTTTTTGCAATTGCAGGTGTTGATGGAAATGGTCAAACAGAACTTGTTGAAGTAATAACTGGACTAAGAAAATCTGATTCAGGTGAAATTGACTTACTTGGAAAAAACATTACACATCTTGCAACAAAAAAAATAATTGAAATGGGCGTATCGCATGTTCCAGAAGATAGACATAAAAGAGGACTTGTTTTAGAACATACTCTTTATGAAAATGCTATTTTAGGAAATCATGATCATGAGCCGTATTCAAAAAATGGAATTATGAAGTACGACGTTATCACAAAACATTGTGTTGATTTAATAGAGGAATTTGATGTAAGAACACCAAATGAAAAAGTTCTTGCAAGATCTCTCTCTGGTGGTAATCAACAGAAATTGATTGTTGCTAGAGAATTAGTAAGAGATCCTGAATTATTGATTGTATCGCAACCAACAAGAGGTGTAGACGTAGGTGCAATTGAATTTATTCATAAAAGAATTGTAGCTGAAAGGGATAAGAATAAAGCCGTATTACTTGTTTCATTAGAACTTGATGAAGTTATGGCTCTTGCTGATAGAATAGCAGTTGTATATGATGGAAATATAGTAGGTATAGTTCCTGGAAAAGAAGCAACTGAAAAAGAACTAGGCATTATGATGGCTGGTGGAAAAATTGATAAATACGTACAAAAATTAGTATAAGGAGATGTGAAAATGAATAAAGAAAACAAATTAAAAATATTTGTAGATAATATAAAATTTCCTTTACTTGCAATATTCTTATCATTTATTATAGGATCTATATTTATTATTGCAGTTGGGAAAAATCCAATAGTTGCATATGCAGCGTTATTTTCTGGAAGTTTAGGTGGTTTACCTAAAATTGGTGAAACTTTACTTAAAACTACTCCTCTTATATTTACTGGACTTTCAATTGCTTTCGCTTTTAGAGCAGGACTTTTTAACATTGGTGCTGAAGGGCAGTATATAATGGGTGCAATTTCAACCGTTGCTGCAGCATGGATTTTTAGAGATTTACCAGGAGCTATATTAGTTGTGGTAATTATTTTTGCTGGCGCAATTGGTGGTGGCCTTTGGGCAGCTATTCCAGGTATATTAAAAGCAAAACTTGGAGTACATGAAGTAATTGTTACAATTATGCTTAACTATACGGCATTATTTTTTAGTAACTATGTGGTTAGAAAAGTACTTAATCCTTCACTATTACAGGGAACGGAGCAAAAGGCATATACAGTATTAATTCCAGAAAAAGCTAGACTTACTCAATTACATGAATTTATACCTCAATTTGAGTATTCAAGTGTTAATACAGGGATTTTTATTGCAATTTTCTGTGCATTTGTAATTTACTTTTTATTATTCAAAACTACTTTAGGTTACGAATTAAGATCAGTTGGAAATAATAGATACGCAGCTGAATATGGTGGAATTAGTGTTTCAAAAAATATAGTACTTTCTATGGTTATTTCTGGTATGCTTGCAGGACTTGCTGGTGCTGCTACGGTTGCAGGATTAACTTTTAAAGTAGATCAAGCATCAGGAATGCCTGGATATGGATTTACTGGTATCGCAGTTGCGTTGGTTGGTAAAAATCATCCACTTGGAGTACTTGCAGCGGCATTACTATTTGGTATTTTATCAAATGGAGCTAGAAAAATGCAAATTGCTGGAATACCTAAAGAAATCGTTGGTATTATCCAAGGTGTAATTATTGTATTTATTGCTGGTGAAGCTATTCTTAAATACTTACCTAGCTTAAAGAAAAAAGATAAAAAAACAAAGGAGGTAGCGTAGAATGAGTATTTTGATTATGGCAATTATTGCGTCTACCCTTAGACTTGCAACTCCATTAATTTTTTCAGCTATTGGAGGAGTTTTTTCTGAGCGAGCTGGAGTTGTAAATATAGCACTTGAAGGTATTATGATTATGGGGGCATTTTTCTCCATTTTATCGATGCACTTCTTTAATAGTCCGTGGCTTGCAGTTTTAGTTGCAATCCTTGCTGGAATTATTACTTCGCTTTTACTTG includes:
- a CDS encoding ABC transporter permease codes for the protein MNKENKLKIFVDNIKFPLLAIFLSFIIGSIFIIAVGKNPIVAYAALFSGSLGGLPKIGETLLKTTPLIFTGLSIAFAFRAGLFNIGAEGQYIMGAISTVAAAWIFRDLPGAILVVVIIFAGAIGGGLWAAIPGILKAKLGVHEVIVTIMLNYTALFFSNYVVRKVLNPSLLQGTEQKAYTVLIPEKARLTQLHEFIPQFEYSSVNTGIFIAIFCAFVIYFLLFKTTLGYELRSVGNNRYAAEYGGISVSKNIVLSMVISGMLAGLAGAATVAGLTFKVDQASGMPGYGFTGIAVALVGKNHPLGVLAAALLFGILSNGARKMQIAGIPKEIVGIIQGVIIVFIAGEAILKYLPSLKKKDKKTKEVA
- a CDS encoding ABC transporter ATP-binding protein gives rise to the protein MPNVVEMKNITRVFPGVVANDKINFSLKKGEIHVLLGENGAGKTTLMNQLYGLYEPTSGEIFINGKEVKIKDPNVAIGFGIGMVHQHFMLVEPFTVAENIILGMEPKKGIKLDMERAIKEVNEISDKYGLKVDANAKIQDISVGMQQRVEILKALYRGADILILDEPTAVLTPQEIEELAEITRALTKQGKSIILITHKLKEVMAMSDRVTVIRRGKMIDVLNNSDTNIDELAELMVGRKVNLVVDKEERKPGEAVLQVKNLTCKDNRSLPALKGITFDVKAGEVFAIAGVDGNGQTELVEVITGLRKSDSGEIDLLGKNITHLATKKIIEMGVSHVPEDRHKRGLVLEHTLYENAILGNHDHEPYSKNGIMKYDVITKHCVDLIEEFDVRTPNEKVLARSLSGGNQQKLIVARELVRDPELLIVSQPTRGVDVGAIEFIHKRIVAERDKNKAVLLVSLELDEVMALADRIAVVYDGNIVGIVPGKEATEKELGIMMAGGKIDKYVQKLV